The Pelagibius sp. CAU 1746 genomic sequence GCTCTCGGCGGTGCGGTTGTCGATGCCGCGCGCCGCGCGCTCGATCTTCTCCAGGGCCGAGGCGAGCCACAGCGGCTGGCCGCAGATCTCGGCCCCGGCGCGGTCGGCGGCGTACTCGCGGGTGCGCGAGATCGCCATCTGCACCAGGGCGGCGGCCAGCGGCGCCAGGATCATGATCAGGATGGCCCCGAAGATGCCCAGCGGGTTGTTGCGGTTGTCGCCGAAGAAGAGGCCGAAGTTGGCCAGCATGGAGACCGCGCCGGCGATGGTCGCGGTGATGGTCATGGTCAGCGTATCGCGGTTCTTCACGTGCGCCAGTTCGTGCGCCATGACGCCGGCGACTTCCTCGGCGGTCAGCCGCTTCAGCAGGCCGGTGGTGGCGGCCACCGCCGCGTTCTCCGGGTTGCGCCCGGTGGCGAAGGCATTGGGCTGCGGGTCGTCGATGATGTAGACGCGCGGCATGGGCAGGCCGGCGTTGTCGGCCAACTGCTCGACGATGCCCACCAGGGTCGGGGCGCTCGCGCGGTCGACCTGGCGCGCGCGGTACATGCGCAGCACCATCTTGTCGGCGTTCCAGTAGGCGAAGGCATTCATGGCGACGGCCACCAGCAGGGCGATGATCATCCCGCCGGTGCCGCCCAGCAGGAAGCCGACGGCGAGGAAGAGGCCGGTCATGGCCGCCATCAGGATAGCGGTGCGCAAAGAGTTCATGCCAGACAGCTCATGCCAGGTTGCTCAGGGTCTTGAAATCCGGGGAGTCCCAAGGGGTTGCCGTTCTTCTGCTTCCATCAGGTAGGCGGTGGCGCGGGGCGCTTCAAGACTTGGCGGTGGGCCTCGGCGGTGCCATATAAGGGGCCATGAGCCACAACGCCAAGGGCAAGTTCACCGCCCGCCAGCCCAAGCCGCGCCAGGCGCCCGTGGAACCTCTGCAGGAGGCGCAGAAGGACGCGGCCGAGACTGCGACCAGGACTGCGACCAAGGGCGCGCTGAAAGTAGATGGCAAGAAGCCCAAGGAACTGGGCGGCCCCAGCGGGCCGGAGCCGACGCGTTACGGCGACTGGGAGCGCAAGGGCATCTGCGTCGACTTCTAAGCCGCCTGCAGCCCCGGGGCGCGATTTCCCTCAGCCTTTCTTTTCCAGATTGACCAGCGCCACGCCGGCGGCCGTCACCACCATGCCGGTCAGCGCCAGGGGACCGAAGGTCTCTCCGAACAGCGGCCAGGCGAGCAGGGCGGTGACCGGCGGCACCAGGAAGAACAGGCTGGAGACGCGGGCCGCCTCGCCGCGTTG encodes the following:
- the htpX gene encoding zinc metalloprotease HtpX — protein: MNSLRTAILMAAMTGLFLAVGFLLGGTGGMIIALLVAVAMNAFAYWNADKMVLRMYRARQVDRASAPTLVGIVEQLADNAGLPMPRVYIIDDPQPNAFATGRNPENAAVAATTGLLKRLTAEEVAGVMAHELAHVKNRDTLTMTITATIAGAVSMLANFGLFFGDNRNNPLGIFGAILIMILAPLAAALVQMAISRTREYAADRAGAEICGQPLWLASALEKIERAARGIDNRTAESNPATAHMFIINPLHAHNMDGLFTTHPRTANRIARLRELAAEMGRAAPPRSRPWG
- a CDS encoding succinate dehydrogenase assembly factor 4 produces the protein MSHNAKGKFTARQPKPRQAPVEPLQEAQKDAAETATRTATKGALKVDGKKPKELGGPSGPEPTRYGDWERKGICVDF